A window of the Fusarium poae strain DAOMC 252244 chromosome 3, whole genome shotgun sequence genome harbors these coding sequences:
- a CDS encoding hypothetical protein (BUSCO:50003at5125), with product MASPSDRRPIVISGPSGVGKGTLINMLFTRHPDQFTLSVSHTTRNPREGESDGVHYHFVTKDAFRDLIAKDGFVEHAQFGSNLYGTSKATIEEQTAKGKVVVLDIEMEGVKQVKASTIDARYVFVSPPDTEELEKRLRGRGTETEESIQQRLTRAQDELAWARSAEFDKILVNDDLEKTYQELDAFVYTEKSD from the exons ATGGCTTCTCCTTCGGACCGTCGACCCATCGTTATCTCGGGACCTAGCGGTGTCGGAAAGGGTACACTGATCAACATGCTCTTCACCCGTCACCCCGATCAATTTACCCTGTCCGTGTCGCATACTACCCGTAACCCTCGCGAGGGTGAGAGTGACGGTGTCCACTATCACTTTGTCACTAAGGATGCTTTCCGGGACTTGATCGCCAAGGATGGCTTCGTCGAGCA CGCACAATTCGGCAGCAACCTTTACGGCACGAGCAAGGCGACCATCGAGGAGCAAACAGCCAAGGGTAAAGTCGTCGTCCTCGACATCGAAATGGAGGGTGTCAAGCAAGTCAAAGCCTCCACTATCGACGCCCGCTACGTCTTCGTATCCCCCCCTGACACCGAGGAGCTTGAGAAGAGACTCCGAGGCCGTGGTACCGAGACCGAGGAGAGCATTCAGCAGCGTCTCACCCGTGCGCAGGACGAGCTTGCCTGGGCGCGATCAGCCGAGTTTGACAAGATCCTCGTCAATGATGATCTGGAGAAGACATACCAGGAGTTGGACGCTTTTGTATACACTGAGAAGAGCGATTGA
- a CDS encoding hypothetical protein (TransMembrane:2 (n8-19c27/28o51-75i137-154o)) yields MDSTIRTCQVFGLTSSLLLAGVNLGSSHLTVPFLYNQPTSVNTPFFKDFYTRGALTLVPLAIFSGASSGIVAFLVPAQRTLWTVAAVATLSQLPWTGLGMMATNNRLNDIAASSAEQEKASQEEVVNLLKKWRWMNIVRGLLALTGGLTAVLALQSQ; encoded by the coding sequence ATGGATTCTACTATACGCACATGCCAAGTCTTCGGCCTGACTTCAAGCCTTCTCCTGGCCGGTGTGAATCTCGGCTCCTCGCACCTCACCGTTCCTTTCCTATATAATCAACCTACATCCGTCAACACGCCCTTCTTCAAAGACTTCTACACTCGCGGTGCTCTGACCCTTGTTCCCCTTGCCATATTCTCGGGTGCGTCGTCAGGCATCGTTGCCTTTCTCGTTCCCGCTCAACGCACGCTCTGGACTGTTGCAGCTGTGGCTACGCTGTCTCAGTTACCATGGACTGGGCTAGGGATGATGGCTACCAACAATCGCCTCAATGACATTGCGGCCAGCAGTGCTGAACAGGAGAAGGCGAGTCAAGAGGAAGTTGTAAATTTGCTAAAGAAGTGGCGATGGATGAACATTGTTAGAGGACTTTTGGCCTTGACTGGAGGTCTGACTGCTGTTTTGGCTCTTCAGAGTCAGTAA